The Herpetosiphonaceae bacterium nucleotide sequence ACCTACCATATCGCCAAGCGCGAGGCTACACCCCTGGATGCTGCAACCGTTCAGGCGTTCGAGGCGGCGATCGAGGGTTATAATGCGGTGCTGACGGATCATCGCCTGATCCATGCGTATATCTCCAGCTTCGTCACGACCGACTCGCGCGACGACGAGGCGCAGGCGCGACTGAGCGAGCTGCAACAGGAGGCTGTGCGCATCACGCAGCTCGATACGCGGCTCACGGCCTGGATCGGCAACCTGGATGTCGAGGCGCTGATCCGCCAGTCGGAGGTCGCGCAGGATCATGCCTTTGCGCTGCGGCAGTTCAAGCAGCAGGCCGAGCATCTGATGTCGCCCGCCGAGGAGGCGCTGGCGACAGAGCTGAGCCTCAGCGGCAGCACGGCCTGGAGCAAGCTCCACAGCAACGTGACATCGCAGCTGATGGTGCCCTTCGAGCAGGACGGACAGGTCAGCGATCTGCCGATGAGCGTGATCCGTAATCTCGCGTTCGAGGACGAGCGCGATGTGCGCCGCCGGGCCTACGAGGCCGAGATCGCAAGCTGGGAGCGCGCCGCGCTGCCGCTGGCCGCCGCGCTCAACAGCATCAAGGCCGAGGTCAACACGCTCAGCCGTCGCCGGGGCTGGAACTCGCCGCTCGACCAGGCGCTCTTCGACAACAACATCGATCGCCAGACGCTCGATGCGATGATGGAGGCGGCCCGCGAGTCGTTTCCCGATTTCCGCCGCTACCTGCGCACGAAGGCCCGCGCGATCGGCGTTGAGCAGCTGCCCTGGTACGACCTCTTCGCGCCAGTCGGCACGAGCGATAAGGTCTGGGAGTTCGACACGGCCAGAGATTTTATTATCGAGCAGTTCGGCACGTATTCCGACAAAATGCGCGATTTTGCGATCCGCGCCTTCAGTGAAAACTGGGTCGATGCGGAGCCGCGCCCAGGCAAGCGCGACGGCGCGTACTGCATGGGCCTGCGCAAGGACGAGTCGCGCGTGTTTGCGAACTTCAAGCCCGCGTTCGGCGGCATGAGCACACTCGCCCACGAGCTGGGCCACGCCTACCACAACCTCAACCTCGCCGAGCGCACCATGCTTCAGCGCGCCACGCCGATGGTCCTGGCCGAAACTGCCAGCATCTTCTGCGAGACGATCGTGCGCCGGGCCGCGCTCCAGCAATCGGACCTTCAGGAGCAGATCTCGATTCTGGAGGCGACGCTCCAGAGCGCCTGCCAGGTCGTCGTCGACATCAGCAGCCGCTTCCTGTTCGAGCAGCGCGTCTTCGAGACTCGCCAGCAGCGCGAGCTGTCGGTCGACGATTTCTGCCGCCTGATGCTCGACGCGCAGCGCGAAACCTACGGCGACGGCCTGGATCAGGATGTGCTCCATCCCTACATGTGGGCCGTCAAAGGCCACTACTACAGCGGCAACCGCTCGTTCTACAACTATCCCTACATGTTCGGGATGCTCTTCGGCCTGGGCCTGTACGCGCGCTACCAGGAGGATGCCGAGGCCTTCAAGCGCGGCTACGACGATCTGCTGTCGTCGACTGGCCTGGCCGACGCGGCGACGCTGGCCGAGCGCTTCGGCATCGACATTCGCACGCCCGACTTCTGGCGCTCCAGCCTCGACATCGTCCGCGACGACATCCGGCGCTTCGAGCAGGTGATCGAGCCGAGGCTGGGCTGGGGCGCGCCGCAGGAATCGGCATCCGATGCGTCGTAACGCCGCAGCGCCCGGCAGCACCGACTCCGCTCCGCAGCTTGTGATCACGATGGCGCACGGCCCGCATCCTGAGATCGAGCACAATCTGCGGAGCGTCTTTGGCGCGATCACCGCCGCAGCGCCGTCTGCCGCGCCGGAGCAGATCGCGGCGCAGGCGAGCGACCTGCTTGGGCGCGGCACGTCTGCTACGCTGGAGGCCGAGCGCGGCCCGTGGAGCCGCTACCGGATCGCGGTGCGGGTGCAGGGCATGCCGGTGACGATCGCGACCGTTGAGCTGACGCTGCCGGGGTAGGGGCGAAGAACAAAGAACAAAGGAACAAAAGAGCAACGCCTTAAACCTTGTTCGCTTGTTCCTTTGTTCCCCCGCCATCAGAGCAGCGGACGCAGCGGCGCTAAGACCGTCTCGCTGAACTTCGCAATCAGCGGACGCTGCCGCCACTCCTCAAGCGTCAGCTCGTGCGCGTTGGTCGAATCGTTGGCGAAAATCCGCTCCATCTCCTGCGCGATCGTCTCGTCGAAAAACTCGACATTGATCTCATAGTTGCCTACCAGACTCAGCCGATCCAGATTCGCGGTGCCGATCGTCGACCATTGGCCGTCGATTGTGGCCGTCTTGGCATGAACCATCGCGTCCTGATAAAGCAGCAGCTTGATGCCACCGGCCAGACAGCGCGTATAGAAGCCGCGTGCCAGCCAGTCGGCGACGATATGGTTGGAGGTGTTGGGCAGCAGAATGCGCACATCTACGCCGCGCTCGGCGGCAGCCAGCAGCCCGCGCAGAATCGCCGAGTCGGGGATGAAATAGGCGTGTGTCAGATAGATATGGTGCTGCGCTCGATCGATCGCCTCAAGGTACATCGCGCGGATCGGAAACATCAGCGTCTTAGGCACGTTCCGATGGACTCTGACGCGCGGCTCCCACACGCCCGTGCCGGCATCCGAGAGCTGCGGCAGATGCGGCAGACAGTGCAGGTTCCAGAAGTCGATAAAGGCGTTCTCCAGATCCCAGGCGACCGGCCCCGTCAGCCGTACATGCGTATCGCGCCACTCGATGGCGTAGCGCGCGCCGATGTTATAGCC carries:
- a CDS encoding phosphatidylserine/phosphatidylglycerophosphate/cardiolipin synthase family protein, producing the protein MMQTVLFRTLKRAIIAIFALQGVIISTLVAIDTWRKRYQSQGRFPRTRPDPSQIGTNQVQIYTYGEDLYEAMLHAIRHAEKRILLETFIWKGDHVGKRFKQELELAAKRGIEVYVVFDGFANLVVPRRFKRFPATLHVLEFRVFPKPWRMLDPRNYGRDHRKILVVDGKTAFIGGYNIGARYAIEWRDTHVRLTGPVAWDLENAFIDFWNLHCLPHLPQLSDAGTGVWEPRVRVHRNVPKTLMFPIRAMYLEAIDRAQHHIYLTHAYFIPDSAILRGLLAAAERGVDVRILLPNTSNHIVADWLARGFYTRCLAGGIKLLLYQDAMVHAKTATIDGQWSTIGTANLDRLSLVGNYEINVEFFDETIAQEMERIFANDSTNAHELTLEEWRQRPLIAKFSETVLAPLRPLL
- a CDS encoding M3 family oligoendopeptidase, which translates into the protein MSSSAQTLPHWDMTVVYPSLKSPEFAEGVQSLTQSITDLEQLFDTYHIAKREATPLDAATVQAFEAAIEGYNAVLTDHRLIHAYISSFVTTDSRDDEAQARLSELQQEAVRITQLDTRLTAWIGNLDVEALIRQSEVAQDHAFALRQFKQQAEHLMSPAEEALATELSLSGSTAWSKLHSNVTSQLMVPFEQDGQVSDLPMSVIRNLAFEDERDVRRRAYEAEIASWERAALPLAAALNSIKAEVNTLSRRRGWNSPLDQALFDNNIDRQTLDAMMEAARESFPDFRRYLRTKARAIGVEQLPWYDLFAPVGTSDKVWEFDTARDFIIEQFGTYSDKMRDFAIRAFSENWVDAEPRPGKRDGAYCMGLRKDESRVFANFKPAFGGMSTLAHELGHAYHNLNLAERTMLQRATPMVLAETASIFCETIVRRAALQQSDLQEQISILEATLQSACQVVVDISSRFLFEQRVFETRQQRELSVDDFCRLMLDAQRETYGDGLDQDVLHPYMWAVKGHYYSGNRSFYNYPYMFGMLFGLGLYARYQEDAEAFKRGYDDLLSSTGLADAATLAERFGIDIRTPDFWRSSLDIVRDDIRRFEQVIEPRLGWGAPQESASDAS